From the Purpureocillium takamizusanense chromosome 6, complete sequence genome, one window contains:
- a CDS encoding uncharacterized protein (EggNog:ENOG503P4J9~COG:Q), whose translation MPIIQPPVAPLPEGIDLTGQVAIVTGASAGIGLEIARQLLQRRLSTLILAVRNTAKGEAVRDDLLRDRQITSANPSASVHVLRLDMDDYASVRDFIAEFKSRVSELHILMLNAGVGLLRRELAATGHERNNQVNYLSNVLLALGLLPVMEATAGSSGRPGRLSVTGSRLYAMTSLQKRPPKDETTVLGHFDDLRGDKASPPPPALTGYLDSKFLWMLFQAELTRQYPRPMPPGWWSTRGEGDGDGDGEAAPRVIVNTFCPGMVNTGFSNALPWYIRLPVKAVVALRGRAVEQAGWIALNAAVVAGAETHGALLADTAVEEPCPFIVSAEGQRLRRMLWNETMEEMEPLVTLPGWMRRL comes from the exons ATGCCCATTATACAACCCCCCGTCGCGCCCCTCCCCGAGGGCATCGACCTCACCGGCCaagtcgccatcgtcacgggcgcctccgccggcatCGGTCTCGAGATAGCGCGacagctcctccagcgcaGGCTCTCCAcgctcatcctcgccgtgcgAAACAccgccaagggcgaggccgtccgtGACGACCTGCTGCGGGACCGACAAATCACCTCGGCGAACCCCAGCGCGTCCGTCCACGTCCTGCGCCTCGACATGGACGACTACGCGAGCGTCAGGGACTTTATAGCAGAGTTCAAGAGCAGGGTCTCTGAGCTGCATATCCTCATGCTCAAcgcgggcgtcggcctcCTGAGGAGGGAGCTCGCCGCGACCGGCCACGAGCGCAACAACCAGGTCAACTACCTGTCCAACGTGCTCCTcgcgctgggcctgctgcccgtcatGGAGGCCACGGCCGGGAGTTCGGGCAGGCCCGGCAGGCTGAGCGTCACGGGCAGCAGGCTGTACGCGATGACGAGCCTGCAGAAGCGCCCGCCGAAGGACGAGACGACGGTACTCGGGCACTTTGACGACCTGCGGGGCGACAaggcatcaccgccgccgcccgcgttgaCGGGCTACCTGGACAGCAAGTTCCTGTGGATGCTGTTCCAGGCGGAGCTGACGCGACAGTACCCTCGCCCAATGCCACCCGGGTGGTGGTCCACcaggggcgagggcgatggcgatggcgatggcgaggccgctcCCAGGGTCATCGTCAACACGTTCTGTCCGGGCATGGTCAACACGGGGTTCAGCAACGCGCTGCCCTGGTACATCCGCCTgcccgtcaaggccgtcgtcgcgctgcgTGGCCGCGCCGTGGAACAGGCGGGCTGGATCGCGCTCAACGcagccgtcgtggccggcgcggagACGCACGGGGCGCTGCTAGCCGACACGGCTGTCGAGGA GCCGTGCCCGTTCATCGTGTCGGCGGAGgggcagcggctgcggcgcatGCTCTGGAACGAGACgatggaggagatggagccgCTGGTGACGCTGCCCGGCTGGATGCGCAGGCTGTGA
- a CDS encoding uncharacterized protein (TransMembrane:10 (o101-126i147-179o185-206i218-238o263-285i297-319o339-364i385-406o412-435i447-472o)~COG:S~EggNog:ENOG503NZC6) has translation MPFQKHRATAPEQHLAAPREKDTSSSSASLDEKDVSSPREAGILITPTTDDDATPPPPTNVFDDDDGTGTGKTYRTLTRWDTTLVLVTNQVGLGILTLPKILLTLGLVPGVVAILGLGLVSFYTAFELLQFWRAHPHCVNMVDMARVVGGPALEVVVGVSLLVKICMTCGSATVTVAVALNTMSGHALCTVGFAGVGAVACWLLCLPRTFKFVSRTGVPSTVSILAAVLIVIVSLGAAGQPKNAPPGWDKEILVVGRPSFREGVSACLKVCYAYAGNVGFVSYMAEMRDPSRDFVPALGVMQVFSVVLYLVTAVTIYCLSGQYTTSPALGSAPLIPAKVAYGVVLPAILSTGLVFGHAAIKYMYVVAMRAMKRTHQMTDNSARSWTTWVLCGTVFWVASFVLANAVPIFDSILSIASATFIAWFTFGISGVFWYHRNWQHKFRRRNIFLAVVNALLIVQSLFMNGVGLWSAVQGLIDIFNDKENKIGGAFTCADNSIF, from the coding sequence ATGCCGTTCCAAAAGCACAGGGCGACTGCCCCGGAGCagcacctcgccgcgccccgCGAAAAGGAcacatcctcctcctccgcctctcTCGACGAGAAAGACGTCTCCTCCCCGCGCGAGGCTGGCATTCTCatcacgcccaccaccgatgacgatgccacgcctcctcccccgacCAAcgtcttcgacgacgacgacggcaccggcaccggcaagacGTACCGCACGCTCACGCGGTGGGACACGACCCTCGTGCTCGTCACCAACCaagtcggcctcggcatcctcACCCTGCCCAAGATCCTCCTCacgctcggcctcgtccccggcgtcgtcgccatcctgggcctcggcctcgtctcctTCTACACGGCCTTTGAGCTGCTGCAGTTTTGGCGCGCGCACCCGCACTGCGTCAACATGGTGGACatggcgcgcgtcgtcggcgggcccgccctcgaggtcgtcgtcggcgtctccCTGCTCGTCAAGATCTGCATGACGTGCGGCagcgccaccgtcaccgtcgccgtcgcgctcaaCACCATGTCGGGCCACGCGCTCTGCACCGTCGGCTTCGCTGgcgtgggcgccgtcgcgtgCTGGCTGCTCTGCCTGCCGCGCACATTCAAGTTCGTGTCGCGGACGGGCGTGCCCTCCACGGTGagcatcctcgccgccgtgctcatcgtcatcgtcagcctcggcgccgcggggcagccCAAGAATGCGCCGCCGGGGTGGGACAAGGAGattctcgtcgtcggccgtccGTCCTTTAGGGAGGGCGTCAGCGCGTGCCTCAAGGTGTGCTACGCGTACGCCGGCAACGTGGGCTTCGTGTCGTACATGGCGGAGATGAGGGACCCCTCACGCGACTTCGTCCCCGCGCTGGGCGTGATGCAGGTCTTCTCCGTCGTGCTGTACCTCGTCACGGCCGTGACTATCTACTGCCTCTCGGGGCAGTACaccacgtcgcccgcgctcGGGTCGGCCCCGCTCATCCCCGCCAAGGTTGCGTACGGCGTCGTGCTTCCGGCGATCCTCAGCACGGGGCTCGTGTTCGGCCATGCGGCCATCAAGTACATGTACGTCGTGGCCATGCGCGCCATGAAGCGGACGCATCAAATGACGGACAACTCGGCGCGGTCGTGGACGACTTGGGTCCTCTGCGGCACCGTGTTCTGGGTCGCGTCGTTTgtgctcgccaacgccgtcccCATTTTCGACTCCATCCTGTCCATTGCGTCGGCCACGTTCATCGCGTGGTTCACCTTTGGCATCAGCGGCGTTTTCTGGTACCACCGCAACTGGCAGCACAAGTTCCGCAGGCGCAacatcttcctcgccgtggtCAACGCTCTGCTCATCGTGCAGTCGCTGTTCATGAATGGCGTGGGGCTGTGGTCGGCGGTGCAGGGGCTCATCGACATCTTCAACGATAAGGAGAACAAGATCGGTGGCGCCTTTACCTGCGCGGACAATTCCATCTTTTAG
- a CDS encoding uncharacterized protein (COG:C~EggNog:ENOG503P545) — MREARLPIAYRDSCAHLLIPLNKCRRDTWYAPWKCGDERHSYEKCQYVEFKKRVAKMNELREAKGGERSN, encoded by the exons ATGCGGGAGGCCCGCCTCCCCATCGCCTACAGAGACAGCTGCGCCCACCTTCTGATTCCGCTCAACAAGTGCCGGAGAGACACGTGGTATGCGCCCTGGAAGTGCGGC gaCGAGCGGCACTCGTACGAAAAGTGCCAGTACGTCGAGTTCAAGAAGCGGGTGGCCAAGATGAACGAGCTGCgggaggccaagggcggcgagaggAGCAACtga